A DNA window from Actinomadura coerulea contains the following coding sequences:
- a CDS encoding ABC transporter ATP-binding protein has protein sequence MTALLRLEGLTKTFRTRRGAVRAVDGLNLEVRAGETLGLVGESGCGKSTTGRMLVRLLDPTAGRITFDGEDITGLSQRAMRPLRRDLQIIFQDPFASLNPRHTVGSIVAEPLRVQGERDPRPRVQEMLEYVGLGAEHLDRYPHEFSGGQAQRIGIARALVTGPRLVVADEPVSALDVSIQAQIVNLLAGLQRRLGLAYVFIAHDLAVVRHVCDRIAVMYLGRIVETGARDVVYGAPAHPYTRALLSAVPLPDPVAERARERVVLRGDPPSPSAPPPGCPFHPRCFKAQERCRAEPPSLRMAAGRQVACHYPETEPFTP, from the coding sequence ATGACGGCGCTGCTCCGCCTGGAAGGACTGACCAAGACGTTCCGGACACGGCGCGGCGCCGTCCGGGCGGTGGACGGCCTGAACCTCGAGGTGCGGGCCGGGGAGACGCTCGGCCTGGTCGGCGAGTCCGGCTGCGGCAAGTCCACGACCGGGCGGATGCTCGTCCGGCTCCTGGACCCCACCGCCGGGCGGATCACCTTCGACGGCGAGGACATCACCGGGCTGTCCCAGCGGGCGATGCGGCCGCTGCGCCGCGACCTGCAGATCATCTTCCAGGACCCGTTCGCCTCGCTGAACCCGCGCCACACGGTCGGCTCCATCGTGGCCGAGCCGCTGCGGGTGCAGGGCGAGCGGGACCCGCGGCCCCGCGTCCAGGAGATGCTGGAGTACGTCGGGCTCGGCGCCGAGCACCTCGACCGGTACCCGCACGAGTTCTCCGGCGGCCAGGCCCAGCGGATCGGGATCGCCCGCGCCCTCGTCACCGGCCCCCGGCTGGTCGTCGCGGACGAACCGGTGTCGGCGCTGGACGTGTCGATCCAGGCCCAGATCGTCAACCTGCTGGCCGGCCTCCAGCGGCGGCTCGGCCTGGCGTACGTGTTCATCGCCCACGACCTGGCGGTGGTCCGGCACGTGTGCGACCGGATCGCCGTGATGTACCTCGGCCGGATCGTGGAGACGGGCGCCCGGGACGTGGTCTACGGCGCGCCGGCGCACCCCTACACGAGGGCTCTGCTGTCGGCGGTCCCGCTGCCCGACCCGGTGGCCGAACGGGCGCGGGAGCGCGTCGTGCTCCGCGGCGACCCGCCGAGCCCGTCGGCGCCGCCGCCGGGCTGCCCCTTCCACCCGCGCTGCTTCAAGGCGCAGGAGCGGTGCCGCGCCGAGCCGCCGTCCCTCCGGATGGCCGCGGGCCGCCAGGTCGCCTGCCACTACCCGGAGACCGAGCCGTTCACCCCGTGA
- a CDS encoding ABC transporter ATP-binding protein yields MSLLSVRDLAVEFRTAKGPVRAVDGLSFSLEEGRTLGIVGESGSGKSAASLAIMGLLGGARVSGSIELAGTQVVGADRERVRALRGRKVAMIFQDPLSSLHPHYSVGEQIAEARRLHFGASRRAARGEAVRLLADVGIPDPGERAGDHPHRFSGGMRQRVMIAMALACEPDLLIADEPTTALDVTVQAQILELIARIQRERGLAVLMITHDLGVVARVADDVLVMYAGRAVERAPADALFAVPLHPYTRGLLGSLPRLTGPPGELAPIAGAPPSPLSPPAGCPFHPRCAERVEVCGTTRPVLLGTSHQAACHLLTTAKGTTG; encoded by the coding sequence ATGAGCCTGTTGAGCGTCCGGGACCTCGCCGTGGAGTTCCGTACCGCGAAGGGGCCGGTCCGCGCGGTGGACGGGCTGTCGTTCTCCCTGGAGGAGGGCCGCACCCTCGGCATCGTCGGCGAGTCCGGGTCCGGCAAGTCCGCGGCCAGCCTGGCGATCATGGGGCTGCTCGGCGGCGCCCGGGTGAGCGGGTCGATCGAACTGGCGGGGACCCAGGTCGTCGGGGCGGACCGCGAGCGCGTCCGCGCGCTGCGCGGCCGGAAGGTCGCGATGATCTTCCAGGACCCGCTGTCGTCGCTGCATCCCCACTACAGCGTGGGCGAGCAGATCGCCGAGGCGCGGCGGCTGCACTTCGGCGCGTCCCGCCGCGCGGCGCGCGGGGAGGCCGTCCGGCTGCTCGCCGACGTCGGCATCCCCGATCCCGGGGAGCGGGCGGGCGACCACCCGCACCGGTTCTCCGGCGGCATGCGCCAGCGCGTGATGATCGCCATGGCGCTGGCCTGCGAGCCCGACCTGCTGATCGCCGACGAGCCGACCACCGCGCTGGACGTGACCGTGCAGGCGCAGATCCTGGAGCTGATCGCCCGGATCCAGCGCGAGCGCGGGCTGGCGGTCCTGATGATCACACATGATCTGGGGGTGGTCGCGCGGGTCGCCGACGACGTCCTGGTGATGTACGCGGGACGGGCCGTCGAGCGGGCGCCGGCCGACGCGCTGTTCGCCGTGCCCCTGCACCCCTACACCCGCGGCCTCCTCGGCTCCCTTCCCCGGCTCACCGGCCCGCCCGGCGAGCTGGCCCCGATCGCGGGCGCCCCGCCGTCTCCGCTGTCTCCGCCGGCGGGGTGCCCGTTCCATCCGCGATGCGCCGAACGGGTCGAGGTGTGCGGGACCACCCGTCCGGTGCTCCTCGGCACGTCCCATCAGGCGGCCTGCCACCTGCTCACCACCGCGAAGGGGACGACCGGATGA
- a CDS encoding collagenase: MRNRRRSTRCLLASMAVALGTTFLVAPANAAPKPPPASVRPDGGDARHVQKAPLPAKDRPPLSADKNDLKSSPDQSKKPAEHKRPSMKAAPKTSAKAAAAACSASDFTSRSGSALVQQIKSSTTDCVNSLFSLTGTDAYYAFRESQMASVAYGLRDNGLYYPGDNTTGTAQLVLYLRAGYYVHWYNPSTVGTYGPTLKTAIQSGLDAYFGNSKSSTVSDANGEVLAEAVTLIDSAEENARYIYVVKRLLTGYNSSYDASWWMLNAVNNVYTVLFRGHQVPEFVSAVGSDPSLLDTLNSFAAGHLSLLGTDRGYLTSNAGRELTRFVQHSALQAKVRPLAKGLLGQSAMTGKTAPLWVGVAEMTDYYDKANCSYYGTCDLAQRLAQNVLTITYTCSSSIKIRAQDMTAAQLSDSCASLQNQDAYFHGLVKDGNRPVANDNNTTIEVCVFDSSTDYQTYAGAMFGIDTNNGGMYLEGDPAAAGNQPRFIAYEAEWVRPAFQIWNLNHEYTHYLDGRFDMYGDFNAGVTTPTIWWIEGFAEYVSYSYRKEVYDAAITEAARSTYALSTLFDTTYSHDTTRIYRWGYLAVRYMFEKHPSDVSTVLGYYRSGNWNAARTFLTSTIGTRYDSDWRTWLAACASGACAGGGTGGNQAPAARFSASANGLAVAFTDQSTDSDGTIASRRWDFGDGATSTAANPSHTYGADGTYTVSLTVTDDKGATGTATKQLAVSAGGGGTTECTGTDTRQLGQNCQRSNLSATQGNLAYLYLYVPAGTRSIKITSSGGTGDADLYYSPTTWATSTSYTQRSVNTGNNETLTITSPPAGYNYISLYGKQAFNGVTVKSEY; this comes from the coding sequence TGCCTGCTGGCGTCAATGGCGGTGGCCCTCGGGACGACGTTCCTCGTCGCGCCCGCGAACGCCGCCCCGAAACCCCCTCCCGCCAGCGTCCGCCCCGACGGCGGCGATGCCCGCCACGTGCAGAAGGCCCCGCTCCCCGCCAAGGACCGGCCGCCGCTCTCCGCCGACAAGAACGACCTGAAGAGCAGCCCCGACCAGTCGAAGAAGCCGGCGGAGCACAAGCGTCCTTCCATGAAGGCCGCCCCCAAGACGAGCGCCAAGGCCGCTGCCGCCGCGTGCAGCGCCAGTGACTTCACGAGCCGTTCCGGAAGTGCGCTCGTCCAGCAGATCAAGTCGTCCACGACCGACTGCGTCAACTCGCTGTTCAGCCTCACCGGCACCGACGCGTACTACGCGTTCCGCGAGTCGCAGATGGCGAGCGTCGCCTACGGGCTGCGCGACAACGGGCTCTACTACCCGGGCGACAACACCACCGGCACGGCTCAGCTGGTCCTCTATCTGCGAGCCGGCTACTACGTCCACTGGTACAACCCGTCGACCGTGGGGACCTACGGCCCCACGCTGAAGACGGCGATCCAGTCGGGTCTGGACGCCTACTTCGGCAACTCCAAGTCCTCGACGGTCAGCGACGCCAACGGCGAGGTCCTCGCCGAGGCGGTCACGCTGATCGACAGCGCGGAGGAGAACGCCCGCTACATCTACGTCGTCAAGCGGCTGCTGACCGGCTACAACAGCTCCTACGACGCGTCCTGGTGGATGCTCAACGCGGTGAACAACGTCTACACGGTGCTGTTCCGCGGCCACCAGGTCCCGGAGTTCGTCTCGGCGGTCGGGTCCGACCCGAGCCTGCTCGACACGCTCAACTCCTTCGCCGCCGGCCACCTCTCCCTGCTCGGCACCGACCGCGGCTACCTGACGTCCAACGCGGGGCGCGAGCTGACACGCTTCGTGCAGCACTCCGCGCTGCAGGCCAAGGTCCGGCCGCTGGCCAAGGGGCTGCTCGGGCAGAGCGCCATGACGGGGAAGACCGCCCCGCTGTGGGTCGGCGTCGCCGAGATGACCGACTACTACGACAAGGCGAACTGCTCCTACTACGGCACCTGCGACCTGGCGCAGCGGCTCGCCCAGAACGTCCTGACCATCACCTACACCTGCAGTTCGAGCATCAAGATCCGGGCGCAGGACATGACGGCCGCCCAGCTGTCGGACAGCTGCGCCAGCCTCCAGAACCAGGACGCCTACTTCCACGGCCTGGTGAAGGACGGGAACCGGCCCGTCGCGAACGACAACAACACCACGATCGAGGTCTGCGTCTTCGACTCGAGCACCGACTACCAGACCTACGCCGGGGCGATGTTCGGCATCGACACCAACAACGGCGGCATGTACCTGGAGGGCGACCCGGCCGCCGCGGGCAACCAGCCGCGGTTCATCGCCTACGAGGCCGAATGGGTGCGCCCGGCGTTCCAGATCTGGAACCTCAACCACGAGTACACCCACTACCTCGACGGCCGCTTCGACATGTACGGCGACTTCAACGCCGGTGTCACCACGCCCACCATCTGGTGGATCGAGGGATTCGCCGAGTACGTGTCCTACTCCTACCGCAAGGAGGTCTACGACGCGGCGATCACCGAGGCGGCGAGGAGCACCTACGCGCTCAGCACGCTGTTCGACACCACCTACAGCCATGACACGACCCGCATCTACCGCTGGGGCTACCTCGCGGTGCGGTACATGTTCGAGAAGCACCCGAGCGACGTCTCGACCGTCCTCGGCTACTACCGGTCCGGCAACTGGAACGCCGCCCGGACGTTCCTGACCAGCACGATCGGCACCCGCTACGACAGCGACTGGCGGACGTGGCTCGCCGCGTGCGCGTCCGGCGCGTGCGCGGGCGGCGGGACCGGCGGCAACCAGGCGCCGGCCGCGCGGTTCTCCGCCTCGGCGAACGGCCTGGCGGTCGCCTTCACCGACCAGTCCACCGACTCCGACGGCACCATCGCCTCCCGGCGGTGGGACTTCGGCGACGGCGCCACCTCCACGGCGGCCAACCCGTCCCACACCTACGGCGCGGACGGCACCTACACCGTCTCCCTCACCGTCACCGACGACAAGGGCGCCACCGGCACCGCGACGAAGCAGCTGGCGGTGTCGGCCGGTGGCGGCGGGACGACCGAGTGCACCGGGACGGACACCCGCCAGCTCGGGCAGAACTGCCAGCGGAGCAACCTGTCGGCCACCCAGGGCAACCTGGCCTACCTGTACCTGTACGTGCCGGCCGGCACGCGGTCGATCAAGATCACCTCGTCGGGCGGCACCGGCGACGCGGACCTGTACTACAGCCCCACCACCTGGGCCACGTCGACGTCCTACACCCAGAGGTCCGTCAACACCGGCAACAACGAGACCCTGACCATCACCAGCCCGCCCGCGGGCTACAACTACATCAGCCTCTACGGGAAGCAGGCGTTCAACGGAGTGACGGTGAAGTCCGAGTACTGA